One Oceanicoccus sagamiensis genomic region harbors:
- a CDS encoding DUF4399 domain-containing protein, with product MKILLIRSLWLSVFFAGALSASELPRSSSPEGAQVYIVSPVDGAVVNSPVDIVFGLKGMGVAPAGTDKANTGHHHLLVDGKMLPAMDKPMGGEVTHFGGGQTETSVELSSGVHTLQIILGDKNHIPHNPPVVSEKITITVK from the coding sequence ATGAAAATACTATTAATCCGTTCCTTATGGTTGAGCGTTTTTTTTGCTGGCGCATTGTCAGCATCAGAATTGCCGCGTTCAAGTTCACCGGAAGGTGCGCAGGTCTATATTGTCTCTCCTGTAGACGGTGCGGTGGTCAACAGCCCTGTAGATATCGTCTTTGGTTTAAAAGGGATGGGTGTAGCCCCGGCGGGCACCGATAAAGCCAATACCGGTCACCATCATTTATTAGTAGACGGTAAAATGCTGCCGGCGATGGATAAACCCATGGGAGGTGAGGTGACTCACTTTGGTGGTGGCCAGACGGAAACGTCTGTTGAGTTAAGTAGCGGCGTACATACCTTGCAAATTATTCTCGGTGATAAAAACCATATTCCGCATAATCCACCCGTCGTCTCTGAAAAAATCACCATCACAGTTAAGTGA
- a CDS encoding universal stress protein, translating into MIQTILFATDMGLHTHYLLHHVNNLASQYDAKVIVVHAMEPPGHLGDAVVESYLCDETREEFKQEGISRIIDGVKSRIVDVLEDEFIDGQQGLSKIRDVRVIPGKPVEVIMSQATECSADMLILGSHGDETTSANMLGSVTSRILQMSRVPVYMVPLVRNIMTHAKAS; encoded by the coding sequence ATGATCCAAACCATCCTATTTGCTACCGATATGGGGCTTCATACCCATTATCTCCTGCACCATGTTAATAACCTGGCTTCGCAATATGACGCCAAGGTGATTGTGGTACATGCTATGGAGCCACCGGGGCACCTTGGGGATGCGGTGGTAGAAAGCTACCTCTGTGATGAGACCAGAGAGGAGTTTAAGCAAGAGGGGATTAGCCGCATTATTGATGGCGTTAAATCCCGTATTGTCGATGTATTGGAAGACGAATTTATTGATGGCCAGCAGGGCCTGTCTAAAATCCGTGATGTCCGTGTTATCCCCGGTAAGCCAGTGGAAGTGATTATGTCTCAGGCCACCGAATGCAGTGCTGATATGCTGATACTAGGCAGCCATGGGGATGAGACTACCAGTGCCAATATGCTGGGCTCAGTCACTTCCAGAATTTTGCAAATGTCCCGGGTGCCGGTCTATATGGTCCCTCTGGTACGCAATATCATGACCCACGCCAAAGCCAGCTAA
- a CDS encoding 5'-nucleotidase: MPSGFGNKLVIAISSRALFNLDDSHQVYQDEGLAAYAQYQIDREDEVLKPGEAFPMVQKLLRINDRLEGEPRVEVLLLSRNSADTGLRVFNSIEHYGLKITRAAFSGGESPYRYVSAFGCHLFLSTDAEDVRSALENGVAAATLMSSSSPQGDDGSPLKFAFDGDAVLFSDESEQIYKSRGLEAFTENEKSSAKQPMTGGPFKAFLSALHGLQTEFGPTESPIRTALVTARSAPAHERVIRTLRAWNIRIDESLFLGGLEKGEFLKAYGADVFFDDQKLHCDSAGQHVATGHVPHGVANN; the protein is encoded by the coding sequence ATGCCCTCAGGTTTTGGAAACAAACTGGTTATTGCCATCTCTTCTCGCGCCTTATTTAACCTGGATGATAGTCACCAGGTTTATCAGGATGAGGGACTGGCCGCCTATGCCCAGTACCAAATTGACCGCGAAGATGAGGTGCTTAAACCCGGTGAAGCCTTCCCCATGGTGCAAAAGTTACTGCGCATTAATGACCGTCTGGAAGGGGAGCCGCGAGTAGAGGTGTTATTGCTGTCGCGCAATAGCGCAGATACCGGCCTTCGGGTATTTAACTCTATTGAGCATTACGGCTTAAAAATTACCCGTGCTGCCTTTAGTGGTGGTGAGAGCCCTTACCGTTATGTATCGGCCTTTGGCTGTCATTTGTTTTTATCCACCGATGCTGAGGATGTTCGCTCTGCGTTGGAAAACGGGGTGGCCGCTGCCACCTTAATGTCCTCATCATCGCCACAGGGTGATGATGGTTCACCGTTAAAATTTGCCTTTGATGGTGATGCGGTATTGTTCTCTGATGAGTCCGAGCAGATTTATAAATCCAGAGGCCTCGAAGCGTTTACTGAAAATGAAAAATCTTCCGCTAAGCAGCCTATGACCGGTGGGCCTTTTAAGGCCTTTCTATCAGCTCTGCATGGTTTACAAACTGAATTCGGACCCACTGAGTCGCCTATTCGAACCGCACTGGTAACGGCGCGCTCGGCCCCGGCCCATGAGCGTGTTATCAGAACCCTGCGCGCCTGGAATATCCGTATCGATGAGTCCTTGTTTTTAGGGGGGCTGGAGAAGGGTGAGTTCCTTAAAGCGTATGGGGCTGATGTCTTCTTTGATGACCAAAAGCTGCATTGCGACTCAGCCGGTCAGCATGTTGCTACCGGGCATGTCCCCCATGGTGTGGCCAATAATTAA
- a CDS encoding ion transporter: MAITLFFLLEISVRFLAEEKKSHFWRSGWNIFDTLIVIISLVPIENSEMALVGRLVRIFRVLRMVSVIPELRMLLNSLLTALPQLGYVVLLMFIIFYIYGAFGAIMFAEINPVLWGDISISMLTLFRVMTFEDWTDVMYETMVVYPLSWSYFMSFIFLTAFAFLNMVIGIVVSVVEEEHQRIKQETHPEPTMQDLQDQIIELKTLLTEQKK, encoded by the coding sequence ATGGCCATTACCCTGTTTTTCCTACTGGAAATTAGCGTAAGGTTTTTAGCCGAAGAAAAGAAAAGCCACTTCTGGCGCAGCGGCTGGAATATTTTTGATACCTTAATCGTTATTATCAGTCTGGTCCCTATAGAAAACAGTGAGATGGCCCTGGTAGGGCGGCTGGTAAGAATTTTCCGTGTACTGCGGATGGTCTCAGTAATCCCTGAATTGCGCATGCTACTAAACTCACTGCTAACCGCTTTGCCGCAGCTGGGCTATGTGGTGCTGCTAATGTTTATTATCTTTTATATCTACGGTGCCTTTGGCGCCATTATGTTTGCCGAGATCAACCCGGTATTGTGGGGTGATATCAGTATCTCCATGCTAACGCTATTCAGGGTGATGACCTTTGAGGATTGGACCGATGTGATGTATGAGACGATGGTCGTCTACCCCTTAAGCTGGTCATATTTTATGAGTTTTATTTTTCTGACAGCGTTTGCATTTTTAAATATGGTGATTGGCATTGTGGTCAGTGTGGTTGAAGAAGAACATCAGCGTATTAAGCAGGAAACCCACCCGGAACCGACCATGCAGGATTTGCAGGATCAAATTATTGAGCTGAAAACGCTGCTGACAGAACAAAAAAAATAA
- the yajC gene encoding preprotein translocase subunit YajC: MNFISSAHAQAAGQAPQEAGIMQLVLMVGLFVMFYFIAIRPQRKRQKEHQELVTNLAKGDEVITTSGILGKINKLDDNYLTLQVADNVELKFQKASIHAVLPKGTLKSI, from the coding sequence ATGAATTTTATCTCTTCAGCCCACGCCCAAGCCGCCGGACAAGCCCCGCAGGAAGCAGGCATTATGCAGCTGGTGTTGATGGTCGGCCTGTTTGTTATGTTCTACTTTATCGCTATCCGTCCACAGCGTAAGCGCCAGAAAGAACATCAGGAGTTAGTCACCAATCTGGCCAAAGGTGATGAAGTGATTACTACCAGTGGTATCCTCGGCAAGATCAATAAGCTCGATGATAACTACCTTACTCTGCAAGTCGCTGACAATGTTGAGCTAAAATTCCAAAAGGCTTCTATCCATGCCGTGTTGCCCAAGGGCACTTTAAAGTCTATCTAA
- a CDS encoding MarR family winged helix-turn-helix transcriptional regulator encodes MNSIPKIDAALKLSNNLSRLLVDLAKDFEHRSLKKCHERGHTKIRRSHSSLFSNLGFEAVRLTELADRAGITQQAMGKLVKEMERVGYVKRHVDESDKRAKIIELTELGVTLVNDSMEIVDEVIAEYTSAMGHEGILDLEGVLRKSVTSLGISNLPDNWQGLKDQQINVA; translated from the coding sequence ATGAATTCAATCCCTAAAATAGATGCCGCCTTAAAGCTCTCTAATAACCTCAGCCGACTGCTAGTGGATTTAGCTAAAGACTTTGAGCATCGGTCACTGAAAAAATGTCATGAGCGTGGTCACACCAAGATTCGCCGCTCCCATTCCTCACTGTTTTCCAACTTGGGTTTTGAAGCCGTCCGGCTGACCGAACTGGCAGACAGAGCCGGTATTACCCAGCAAGCTATGGGTAAACTGGTGAAAGAAATGGAACGGGTTGGCTATGTAAAACGCCATGTCGATGAAAGCGATAAACGCGCCAAAATTATTGAATTGACTGAACTGGGGGTCACCCTGGTAAACGACAGTATGGAAATTGTTGATGAAGTCATCGCTGAATATACTTCCGCGATGGGTCATGAAGGTATTTTGGATCTGGAAGGTGTGTTGCGTAAATCGGTCACCTCACTGGGTATCAGTAATCTGCCTGACAACTGGCAAGGCCTCAAAGACCAGCAGATCAACGTCGCTTAG
- a CDS encoding glutathione S-transferase family protein: MASDIQLYGFDCPFVERSRLLLELKGVSYQYTSVKDFNPAPDWFLTLNPLGKVPVLIHQGKAIYESAIINEYLEDIFPSPAAFPVHPVDKAFCRILIDYCSKPFIANLFALLMNQDQEKTESLMAACLKDWRWLNAFLLEHNPDGDVAFGSGEGDFGMADLSYLPFFSRYAAVAYYRHFELPDEQAYARVKRWRDSCMTHPLAKALMMPEEHIIKLYYSHSQGWGAGRLPPKGQQNSLDPATPYEDRPMPPRPLPANING, translated from the coding sequence ATGGCCAGTGATATCCAGTTATATGGTTTTGATTGCCCCTTTGTTGAACGCAGCCGTCTGTTGCTTGAATTAAAAGGGGTAAGCTACCAGTACACCAGCGTCAAAGATTTTAATCCGGCGCCCGACTGGTTTTTAACGCTAAACCCTTTGGGTAAAGTCCCGGTATTGATCCATCAGGGCAAAGCTATCTACGAGTCCGCCATTATTAATGAGTATCTGGAAGATATTTTTCCAAGCCCGGCAGCCTTTCCAGTACACCCTGTCGACAAAGCTTTTTGCAGGATCTTAATCGATTATTGCAGCAAGCCATTTATTGCCAATCTTTTTGCGTTACTGATGAATCAAGATCAGGAAAAAACAGAGTCTCTGATGGCAGCCTGCCTGAAAGATTGGCGCTGGTTAAATGCATTTTTACTTGAGCATAATCCGGACGGCGATGTGGCTTTTGGCAGCGGGGAGGGGGACTTTGGCATGGCGGACTTAAGCTATCTGCCGTTCTTTTCTCGTTATGCCGCAGTGGCTTATTACCGGCACTTTGAACTGCCGGACGAGCAAGCTTATGCCCGTGTTAAGCGCTGGCGTGATAGCTGTATGACGCATCCTTTAGCCAAAGCACTAATGATGCCTGAAGAGCATATTATCAAGCTTTACTACAGCCATTCTCAAGGCTGGGGGGCTGGGCGATTACCGCCTAAAGGCCAGCAAAACTCTCTGGACCCAGCGACCCCTTATGAGGACAGACCTATGCCACCAAGGCCGCTCCCGGCCAACATTAATGGCTAA
- a CDS encoding PaaI family thioesterase produces MADERQLISPFMVHLGIDIVSMQGGKAEVAVTLLPELLNSGGMAHGGLIATLADGAAGAAVFSVMARDKMAVTTDFNLTCLKSTAAGLLTAKGEVIHQGRRLIRADVEVFSDSDLVAKAGVSFMVIERPVPSES; encoded by the coding sequence ATGGCAGATGAAAGGCAGCTAATAAGCCCTTTTATGGTGCACCTTGGTATTGATATTGTGTCGATGCAGGGTGGTAAGGCCGAGGTGGCAGTCACTCTGCTACCTGAATTATTAAATAGTGGCGGTATGGCCCATGGCGGTTTAATAGCCACTCTGGCCGATGGTGCTGCGGGTGCCGCCGTCTTTAGCGTGATGGCCCGCGATAAAATGGCCGTTACCACTGATTTTAACCTGACCTGCCTGAAATCAACCGCTGCGGGCTTGCTCACGGCAAAAGGTGAGGTTATTCATCAGGGGCGGCGCCTGATCCGTGCCGATGTTGAGGTCTTTAGTGATAGCGACTTAGTAGCCAAGGCCGGTGTTTCCTTTATGGTGATAGAGCGGCCCGTGCCAAGCGAGTCATAA
- a CDS encoding alanine/glycine:cation symporter family protein, protein MEFLTSTVQTLNGIVWGPLMLILILGTGFYLMVGLKLYPLRNIANAFRLLFRGRHPEDSHDQDRGQITPFNALMTSLSATIGTGNIAGVATAITIGGPGALFWMWCTALVGMATKYAEAVCAVHYREVDQEGNYCGGPMYYIKNGLGEKWKWLAVAFAFFAAIAGFGMGNTVQANSVADVMESTFSISPTITSIVMVVLVGLVLLGGVKRIASVAGFLVPIMAISYIILGIIILALNIADIPAAIALIVESAFTGTAAQGGFAGAGIMLAIQFGVARGVFSNEAGLGSAPIAHAAAQTDNPVKQGTIAMLGTFIDTLIVCSITGLAIVITGLWTTGEGGASLTAAAFSSVIPKGDVLVSIGLCFFAFTTILGWSYYGERCAVYLFGTRALVPFRVLWVAAIPLGAMAQLNFIWLLADTLNALMAVPNLIALLLLSPVIFKLTKEARAQ, encoded by the coding sequence ATGGAATTTTTAACCAGCACAGTACAAACCCTAAACGGTATTGTTTGGGGCCCGTTAATGTTAATTCTGATTCTCGGCACCGGTTTTTACCTGATGGTTGGCCTTAAGCTTTATCCGTTGCGTAATATAGCCAATGCCTTCCGCCTATTGTTTCGCGGTCGTCACCCGGAAGATAGTCACGATCAAGACCGCGGCCAGATTACTCCCTTTAATGCCTTAATGACGTCACTGTCGGCCACTATTGGTACCGGTAATATTGCCGGAGTTGCCACGGCCATCACCATCGGTGGCCCCGGCGCCTTGTTCTGGATGTGGTGTACCGCCCTGGTGGGTATGGCCACCAAATATGCGGAAGCCGTGTGTGCCGTTCATTACCGCGAAGTGGATCAAGAGGGTAATTACTGCGGTGGCCCGATGTACTACATCAAAAATGGTCTGGGTGAAAAATGGAAATGGCTGGCTGTCGCCTTTGCTTTTTTTGCAGCGATTGCCGGTTTTGGTATGGGTAATACGGTACAGGCCAATTCGGTGGCCGATGTGATGGAGAGTACCTTTTCCATATCGCCTACTATTACTAGTATCGTGATGGTTGTCTTGGTTGGTCTGGTGTTATTAGGGGGGGTAAAACGTATTGCCTCAGTCGCTGGCTTTTTAGTACCGATTATGGCGATCAGTTATATTATTCTGGGTATTATTATTCTAGCCTTAAATATTGCCGATATTCCTGCTGCGATTGCCTTGATTGTTGAAAGTGCCTTTACCGGTACCGCCGCCCAAGGTGGTTTTGCGGGTGCGGGTATTATGCTGGCTATTCAATTTGGTGTAGCCCGTGGTGTATTTTCCAATGAGGCCGGTTTGGGAAGTGCGCCTATTGCTCATGCCGCCGCACAAACCGATAACCCCGTTAAGCAAGGCACCATCGCTATGCTGGGTACCTTTATTGATACCTTAATTGTTTGTAGTATCACCGGCCTTGCCATCGTGATCACTGGTCTGTGGACCACGGGGGAGGGTGGGGCGTCGCTTACCGCAGCAGCCTTTTCTTCAGTGATTCCCAAAGGGGATGTGCTGGTATCAATAGGCTTATGCTTTTTTGCCTTTACCACCATTCTTGGTTGGAGCTATTATGGCGAGCGTTGCGCTGTTTACCTGTTTGGTACCAGAGCATTAGTGCCTTTCCGGGTGTTATGGGTCGCAGCTATTCCTTTAGGGGCCATGGCACAGCTTAATTTTATCTGGCTACTGGCCGATACCTTGAACGCTTTGATGGCCGTTCCTAACCTGATCGCTTTGTTATTACTAAGCCCGGTTATTTTTAAACTGACCAAAGAGGCCCGCGCTCAATAA
- a CDS encoding D-cysteine desulfhydrase family protein produces the protein MTLTYPPRLKLAQTPTPLLPLSRLSAEIGGPRIWVKRDDMTGSGVSGNKIRKLEFSLAKALEDGCDTVITCGGVQSNHCRTTALLCAQLGLRCHLVLRGSEHSEIDGNLLLDRLVGADISFYSNAEFQQRGDKIYQHWLDHYASLGSKAMVIPVGASDGIGLWGYIAACEELKADFAREQIQPRHIISATGSGGTQGGLTVGNALYQLGATVWGINVCDDEQYFLDKVAEDIRQWQQWYPAHIDTAFNSEELAINVIDGYVGAGYAQASEEVFEMIKHVATLEGLILDPVYTGKAFYGMLDQIKLGLFDDSEDIVFIHTGGIFGLFPQRGQLKFNQQ, from the coding sequence ATGACATTGACATATCCACCCCGTTTAAAACTGGCACAGACGCCAACGCCCTTACTCCCTTTATCACGCTTGTCCGCAGAGATTGGCGGCCCTCGTATTTGGGTTAAGCGCGATGATATGACGGGCAGTGGGGTCAGTGGCAATAAAATCCGCAAGCTGGAATTTAGTCTGGCCAAGGCTCTGGAAGATGGCTGTGATACCGTGATCACCTGTGGCGGTGTGCAATCCAATCACTGCCGAACCACCGCCTTGCTCTGTGCCCAGCTGGGGTTGCGTTGTCATTTGGTACTGCGTGGCAGTGAACATAGTGAGATCGATGGCAATTTATTACTGGACCGTTTGGTGGGAGCTGATATCAGTTTTTACAGCAATGCAGAATTCCAGCAACGGGGAGATAAGATTTACCAGCACTGGCTTGATCACTATGCCAGCTTGGGCAGTAAGGCCATGGTGATTCCCGTAGGTGCCAGTGATGGGATTGGTTTGTGGGGCTATATCGCAGCCTGTGAAGAGCTTAAAGCCGACTTTGCCCGTGAGCAGATTCAGCCCAGACATATTATCTCGGCAACCGGTTCCGGTGGCACTCAGGGAGGCCTGACCGTAGGCAATGCGCTCTATCAGTTGGGTGCTACGGTTTGGGGGATTAATGTCTGTGATGATGAGCAATATTTCCTGGATAAAGTTGCAGAGGATATTCGTCAATGGCAGCAGTGGTATCCCGCCCATATCGACACGGCGTTTAACTCGGAAGAGTTGGCGATCAATGTTATTGATGGCTATGTGGGGGCCGGTTACGCTCAGGCTTCGGAAGAGGTCTTTGAAATGATTAAACATGTAGCCACACTCGAAGGCTTAATCCTTGATCCGGTTTATACTGGCAAAGCCTTTTACGGTATGCTTGACCAAATTAAGCTGGGTTTATTTGATGATAGCGAGGATATTGTCTTTATTCATACTGGCGGTATTTTTGGTTTATTCCCGCAGCGCGGGCAGCTTAAATTTAACCAACAATAA
- a CDS encoding ZIP family metal transporter, with amino-acid sequence MTAYTLLALYSAIIIFVSLLGGWLPTRVKLTHTGTQVMMSFVAGLMLGIAFYHLLPHAIFTLPEEGGVDTAVWWLMIGLLFMFVLLRAFHFHNHGPQEDDHHHGHDHGHQSPSSISWAGVALGLAVHTLIDGVALGAAIQAGVMEDAPLGLLGLGVFVAIALHKPLDAMSITSLMIAGGWSAKSRFMVNALFSVMCPLGALLFFVGVEQFDTDTSMIVGVALAFSAGVFICISLSDLLPEVQFHSHDRAKLTIALLIGIITAYGIGLLEPGHAHQDHGDHQAQQHGEAHP; translated from the coding sequence ATGACTGCATACACCCTATTAGCCCTATATTCCGCCATTATTATTTTTGTCTCCCTGTTGGGCGGCTGGTTACCCACCAGAGTAAAGCTGACCCATACCGGTACGCAGGTGATGATGAGCTTTGTCGCCGGTTTAATGCTGGGCATCGCCTTCTATCATTTGCTGCCCCACGCAATTTTTACCTTGCCCGAAGAGGGTGGCGTAGACACTGCGGTATGGTGGCTGATGATTGGCTTGCTGTTTATGTTTGTATTACTGCGCGCTTTTCATTTTCATAACCACGGCCCGCAAGAAGATGACCACCACCACGGGCATGATCATGGCCACCAGAGCCCCAGCTCGATCAGTTGGGCAGGTGTGGCGCTGGGCCTTGCCGTGCATACCCTGATTGATGGTGTGGCTTTGGGGGCGGCTATTCAGGCGGGAGTAATGGAGGATGCACCTCTGGGATTGTTGGGGCTGGGTGTATTTGTGGCTATTGCACTGCATAAACCCCTGGATGCCATGTCGATTACTTCACTCATGATTGCTGGTGGCTGGAGTGCAAAGTCCCGCTTTATGGTCAACGCCCTGTTTTCAGTGATGTGTCCGCTAGGTGCGCTATTATTTTTTGTGGGTGTGGAGCAGTTTGATACGGATACCTCTATGATAGTTGGGGTGGCGCTGGCCTTCTCCGCGGGGGTATTTATCTGTATTTCCCTAAGTGATTTACTCCCTGAGGTGCAGTTTCATTCCCATGACCGTGCCAAGCTCACCATCGCCTTGCTGATAGGGATTATCACCGCTTACGGTATCGGTTTGTTAGAGCCTGGGCATGCCCATCAGGATCATGGTGATCATCAGGCTCAGCAGCATGGTGAAGCGCACCCCTAA
- a CDS encoding exodeoxyribonuclease III has translation MKVITVNTNGIRAAARKGFFDWLKKQEADVVCIQETKAQIDQLTDPMFHPEGYHCYYFDAEKKGYSGTALYCKQKPKKVTRGLGLDVADTQGRYIQADFDGVSVASIYLPSGSSGDEAQARKEVFMEHIMEHFKAMRRKRREFIFCADWNICHKEIDLKNWRGNRKNSGFLPHEREWLTSLFDDVGYVDAFREINQEEDQYTWWSNRGQAWANNTGWRLDYHVVTPGLVESIQSASIYKDERFSDHAPFIMEYDIAY, from the coding sequence ATGAAAGTAATCACTGTTAATACCAATGGTATTAGAGCTGCAGCTCGCAAAGGATTTTTTGATTGGCTCAAAAAGCAAGAGGCTGATGTCGTCTGTATTCAGGAAACCAAAGCTCAAATTGACCAGCTAACGGACCCGATGTTTCACCCCGAGGGTTACCACTGTTATTACTTTGATGCGGAAAAGAAAGGCTATAGCGGTACCGCTCTCTACTGTAAGCAAAAACCCAAAAAGGTCACTCGTGGATTGGGCTTGGACGTGGCGGATACGCAGGGGCGCTATATTCAGGCGGATTTTGACGGTGTTAGCGTGGCCTCTATCTATTTACCTTCAGGTTCCAGTGGTGATGAAGCCCAGGCCCGTAAAGAAGTGTTTATGGAGCATATTATGGAGCACTTTAAAGCCATGCGTCGCAAGCGCAGGGAGTTTATCTTTTGTGCCGACTGGAATATTTGCCATAAAGAAATCGACCTGAAGAACTGGCGCGGCAATCGTAAAAACTCTGGTTTCTTGCCCCATGAGAGGGAATGGCTAACGTCGCTATTTGACGATGTGGGCTATGTGGATGCCTTCCGTGAGATAAACCAGGAGGAAGATCAATATACCTGGTGGTCAAACCGAGGTCAGGCTTGGGCCAATAATACCGGGTGGCGTTTGGATTACCATGTGGTGACACCGGGGCTGGTGGAGAGTATTCAGTCCGCATCGATTTATAAAGATGAGCGTTTCTCTGATCATGCTCCGTTTATTATGGAATACGATATCGCCTACTAA
- the cysB gene encoding HTH-type transcriptional regulator CysB, whose amino-acid sequence MKLQQLRYIWEVAHHDLNVSATAQSLYTSQPGISKQIRLLEDELGVEIFSRSGKHLTRVTPAGEAILKTAGEILRKVESIKQVAQEFSNEKKGSLSIATTHTQARYALPDTIQNFIEEYPDVSLHMHQGTPMQISELAADGTVDFAIATEALELFSDLIMMPCYKWDRAIIVPKDHALAQKSELTLEDIAAHPIVTYVFGFTGRSKLDEAFIEKGLAPKVVFTAADADVIKTYVRLGLGIGIVAKMAYDPELDSDLVALDASHLFESSITKIGFRRGTFLRGFMFDFIEQFAPHLTKEVVEEAYQRHTKLELDELFQHIELPVY is encoded by the coding sequence ATGAAGCTTCAGCAATTACGCTATATCTGGGAAGTTGCACACCATGATCTTAATGTGTCGGCAACGGCTCAAAGTTTATATACCTCTCAACCCGGCATCAGTAAGCAAATTCGATTGCTGGAAGATGAGTTGGGCGTTGAGATATTTTCACGCAGTGGTAAGCATCTTACCCGCGTCACACCTGCCGGCGAGGCCATCTTAAAAACAGCGGGTGAGATTCTGCGTAAGGTAGAGAGTATCAAGCAGGTTGCCCAGGAGTTTAGCAACGAGAAAAAGGGCAGTTTGTCGATTGCCACGACCCACACTCAGGCTCGTTACGCTTTACCCGACACCATTCAGAACTTTATTGAAGAGTACCCGGATGTCTCTTTGCATATGCATCAAGGTACGCCCATGCAGATTTCTGAGTTGGCGGCTGATGGCACGGTTGATTTTGCCATTGCCACAGAAGCCTTAGAATTGTTCAGTGACTTGATTATGATGCCCTGTTACAAATGGGACCGCGCGATTATCGTGCCCAAAGATCATGCCCTGGCACAGAAATCAGAGCTAACGTTGGAAGATATTGCCGCTCACCCGATAGTGACTTATGTCTTTGGTTTTACCGGTCGTTCTAAATTGGATGAAGCCTTTATCGAAAAAGGGCTTGCGCCTAAAGTGGTGTTTACCGCTGCCGATGCGGATGTTATCAAAACCTATGTGCGCTTAGGTCTGGGTATTGGGATTGTTGCCAAGATGGCTTATGACCCCGAGCTTGATAGTGATTTGGTCGCTCTGGATGCCAGTCATCTATTTGAAAGCAGTATTACCAAAATTGGTTTCCGCCGCGGTACGTTCCTGCGGGGCTTTATGTTCGACTTTATCGAGCAGTTTGCGCCGCATTTAACCAAGGAAGTGGTGGAGGAGGCCTACCAGCGCCATACCAAGCTGGAATTGGATGAGCTATTCCAGCATATTGAGTTGCCTGTCTATTAG
- the thrH gene encoding bifunctional phosphoserine phosphatase/homoserine phosphotransferase ThrH produces the protein MELACLDLEGVLIPEVWINFAEKTGIEELKRTTRDEPDYDVLMKYRLDILNKHGYGIDDIQAVIATLEPMEGALEFLNWLRERFQVVILSDTFYEFGMPFMKQLGYPTLLCHKLEVDENGKVVNYKLRQANPKRQAVIGFHSMYYRTIATGDSYNDTTMLAEAHAGILFKAPDNVIAEFPQFPAVHSYEDLKKEFIKASERNLSL, from the coding sequence GTGGAATTAGCTTGTCTGGATTTGGAAGGGGTTTTAATCCCTGAGGTATGGATTAACTTTGCCGAAAAGACCGGTATTGAAGAGTTGAAACGTACCACTCGCGATGAGCCTGATTACGATGTGTTAATGAAATACCGCCTCGATATCCTGAATAAGCATGGCTACGGTATTGATGATATTCAGGCTGTTATTGCCACCCTTGAGCCGATGGAAGGCGCGTTGGAGTTTTTAAATTGGCTACGTGAGCGTTTTCAGGTAGTTATTCTATCGGATACCTTTTACGAATTCGGTATGCCCTTTATGAAGCAGTTGGGCTATCCCACCTTGCTTTGCCATAAATTGGAAGTCGATGAAAACGGCAAAGTGGTTAATTATAAGTTGCGGCAGGCCAACCCAAAGCGTCAGGCAGTGATTGGTTTTCACTCCATGTATTACCGGACTATTGCCACCGGTGATTCTTATAACGACACCACTATGTTGGCGGAAGCCCATGCCGGTATCTTGTTTAAAGCCCCGGATAATGTGATCGCTGAATTTCCCCAGTTCCCAGCGGTGCATAGCTATGAAGACCTGAAAAAAGAATTTATCAAAGCGAGTGAGCGCAACCTTAGCCTCTAA